In Streptomyces durocortorensis, a genomic segment contains:
- a CDS encoding ATP-binding protein: MGSTGAVPNLAFRRLRGQRSAGEFAAAVRRAAREIGEQVACDARYVGRVESGEIRCPNYAYERVFLHMFPGASLADLGFSARETVRGRGARVVSEPPPEPPPAPVSVPVSPLALHSDIHETDEESDVLRRVFMTSGTATVAAASLGLGEAPASAATRVSLPAQRRVGETEVSAVEKAVRQIRLLDDRHGADGLYRRAAQPLRAAYELLDAGTTARRATADRLHAGAGELAISVGWLAHDSGRFDDARSHYAEALATARLSGDAGLEAHAFCNTSFLARDAGRPREAVRAAEAGQRAARTLGSPRLLALLALREAGGRAGLGDRTGCDLAIGRARAAFERGPAAGDPEWMSFFREAELELLEAQCWSALGDWSRAARHGRRATALQDAHFTRNLALYRAQLTGDLARAGRVDEAAATGHQVLDLLTRVRSSRIRGMLAGAARVLESRGGPPPVTAFLTRHGGSAVVR, encoded by the coding sequence ATGGGGTCGACAGGGGCAGTTCCCAACCTCGCCTTCCGCCGACTGCGCGGTCAGCGTTCCGCCGGGGAGTTCGCGGCGGCGGTGCGCAGAGCGGCGCGGGAGATCGGGGAGCAGGTCGCGTGCGACGCCCGCTACGTGGGGCGCGTGGAGTCCGGGGAGATCCGCTGCCCCAACTACGCCTACGAACGGGTCTTCCTGCACATGTTCCCCGGGGCGTCCCTGGCCGACCTGGGGTTCTCGGCCCGCGAGACCGTACGCGGGAGGGGGGCGCGGGTCGTGTCCGAGCCCCCGCCCGAACCTCCGCCCGCGCCCGTGTCCGTACCTGTGTCCCCACTCGCGCTTCACAGCGACATCCACGAAACCGACGAGGAGAGCGACGTGCTGCGTCGCGTATTCATGACGAGCGGGACCGCCACGGTGGCGGCCGCTTCCCTGGGGCTCGGCGAGGCGCCCGCCTCCGCCGCCACCCGGGTCTCCCTGCCCGCGCAGCGCCGGGTCGGCGAGACGGAGGTGAGCGCCGTCGAGAAGGCCGTACGGCAGATCCGGCTGCTGGACGACCGGCACGGCGCGGACGGGCTGTACCGGCGGGCCGCCCAGCCGCTTCGCGCGGCGTACGAACTGCTGGACGCCGGGACCACCGCGCGCCGCGCCACCGCGGACCGGCTGCACGCGGGAGCGGGCGAGCTGGCCATCTCGGTGGGCTGGCTGGCCCATGACTCGGGCCGCTTCGACGACGCACGCTCGCACTACGCGGAGGCACTGGCCACGGCCCGGCTGTCCGGGGACGCGGGTCTTGAGGCGCACGCGTTCTGCAACACGTCGTTCCTGGCCCGGGACGCGGGGCGGCCGCGGGAGGCGGTACGGGCGGCGGAGGCCGGACAGCGGGCCGCCCGCACCCTGGGCTCGCCCCGGCTGCTGGCACTGCTCGCGCTGCGGGAGGCGGGGGGCCGGGCGGGGCTCGGTGACCGTACGGGGTGCGACCTGGCGATCGGGCGGGCGCGGGCAGCGTTCGAGCGGGGGCCCGCGGCCGGGGACCCCGAGTGGATGAGCTTCTTCCGGGAGGCGGAGCTTGAGCTGCTGGAGGCGCAGTGCTGGTCGGCGCTGGGCGACTGGTCCCGTGCCGCGCGGCACGGGCGCCGGGCCACGGCACTCCAGGACGCGCACTTCACCCGGAACCTGGCGCTGTACCGGGCCCAGCTGACGGGCGACCTGGCCCGGGCGGGGCGGGTGGACGAGGCGGCGGCGACCGGGCACCAGGTCCTGGACCTGCTGACCCGGGTCCGGTCCTCGCGGATCCGGGGGATGCTGGCGGGGGCGGCACGAGTGCTGGAATCCCGGGGCGGGCCGCCCCCGGTCACGGCGTTCCTGACCCGGCACGGGGGGTCGGCGGTGGTGCGGTGA
- a CDS encoding histidine phosphatase family protein — MAPRILLARHGQTQWSVQGNHTGRTDIPLLDAGREGAKLLGERLHRAPWAGLPGVEVRTSPLVRAAETCELAGFGERAETWDALMEWDYGAYEGLTPARIKADRPDWLIWRDGVPDGESVADVTARADEIVAWARSADRDVLVFAHGHILRALGARWLGEDLSFGARIRLEPTSLSVLGWAYGLPAVERWNDTGHLER; from the coding sequence ATGGCACCGCGCATCCTGCTTGCCCGGCATGGCCAGACCCAGTGGTCGGTCCAGGGCAACCACACCGGCAGGACGGACATCCCGCTCCTGGACGCCGGCCGCGAGGGCGCCAAGCTGCTCGGCGAGCGGCTGCACCGGGCCCCCTGGGCGGGGCTGCCCGGTGTCGAGGTCCGCACCAGCCCGCTCGTCCGGGCCGCCGAGACGTGCGAGCTCGCCGGCTTCGGTGAGCGGGCCGAGACGTGGGATGCGCTGATGGAATGGGACTACGGGGCGTACGAGGGCCTCACCCCGGCCCGGATCAAGGCGGACCGGCCCGACTGGCTGATCTGGCGTGACGGGGTCCCGGACGGGGAGTCCGTCGCCGACGTCACCGCCCGCGCGGACGAGATCGTCGCCTGGGCGCGGTCGGCGGACCGGGACGTGCTGGTCTTCGCCCACGGCCACATTCTGCGGGCCCTGGGGGCGCGGTGGCTGGGCGAGGACCTGTCCTTCGGCGCCCGCATCCGCCTGGAGCCGACGTCACTGTCGGTCCTCGGCTGGGCGTACGGCCTGCCGGCCGTGGAGCGCTGGAACGACACGGGGCACTTGGAGCGGTAG
- a CDS encoding phosphatase PAP2 family protein, with protein sequence MPHATAPLAIGHRPRWWTELPLIAVVYALYSVGRLLVHGDVSTAVGNGLAILRLEQALFLNAEHPLNRLFTTTPSIGIPADFAYASLHYVVTPAVLVWLFRRRPASYRAARVWLMNSTLLGLVGFTLMPTCPPRLLDASHGFVDTMAQYSSYGWWGEGASAPRGLSGMTNQYAAMPSLHVGWSIWCGILLWRHGRHPLVRAAGIAYPLLTTIIVMGTANHYFLDAVAGAAVMAVGALLTRPVIRFADRCKDWGRARIARPVADRFRGGRATAAADVPATVSPDVSAGCKTSPGERIPGQRTSSADPPGTAVGGAAARAAADAAASDDAPAAAR encoded by the coding sequence ATGCCGCACGCCACCGCGCCGCTCGCGATTGGTCATCGGCCCCGCTGGTGGACGGAGCTGCCACTGATCGCGGTGGTGTACGCGCTGTATTCGGTGGGCCGCCTCCTGGTGCACGGCGACGTGTCGACGGCGGTCGGCAACGGCCTGGCGATCCTGCGGCTCGAACAGGCACTGTTCCTGAACGCCGAGCATCCGCTGAACCGGCTCTTCACCACCACCCCGTCCATAGGCATACCCGCCGACTTCGCGTACGCCTCGCTGCACTACGTGGTCACCCCGGCCGTCCTCGTCTGGCTGTTCCGGCGCAGGCCGGCCTCCTACCGTGCGGCCCGGGTCTGGCTGATGAACTCGACGCTGCTGGGCCTGGTCGGCTTCACGCTGATGCCGACCTGCCCGCCCCGGCTGCTCGACGCGAGCCACGGCTTCGTCGACACGATGGCGCAGTACAGCAGTTACGGCTGGTGGGGCGAGGGGGCGAGCGCGCCGCGCGGGCTGAGCGGGATGACCAACCAGTACGCGGCGATGCCGAGCCTGCACGTCGGCTGGTCGATCTGGTGCGGAATCCTGCTGTGGCGGCACGGCCGCCACCCCCTCGTACGGGCGGCGGGAATCGCCTATCCGCTGCTCACCACGATCATCGTGATGGGCACCGCCAACCACTACTTCCTGGACGCTGTCGCGGGCGCCGCGGTGATGGCCGTCGGAGCCCTCCTGACCAGGCCCGTCATCCGGTTCGCCGACCGCTGCAAGGACTGGGGCAGGGCCCGGATCGCCCGTCCGGTCGCGGACCGTTTCCGGGGTGGCCGGGCCACCGCCGCCGCGGATGTTCCGGCGACCGTGTCCCCCGATGTCAGTGCCGGGTGCAAGACTTCGCCGGGTGAGCGAATCCCCGGCCAGCGGACCTCCTCCGCAGATCCCCCCGGCACGGCAGTCGGAGGCGCGGCAGCCCGAGCCGCCGCCGACGCGGCCGCGAGCGACGACGCTCCGGCAGCGGCTCGCTGA